CGCACCGCCTGGGCGCCGGGGCCGGCCAGCCCGGCCACGGCGGCCGCCCGTCCGGGGTCGCGGCCCACGACCAGCAGCGGGGCCACGGGCAGGCCCTGGTGGCGGCGGGCCTGGGCCAGGCGGCTCCAGGCGAACGCCACGGCCACGGCCACGCCGCCGGCGCCGAGCAGCACCGCCGGGCCGGTGCCCGCCCAGCGGCCGTCGCGCAGGCCGAGCTGGCTGCCCAGCGCCCACACCGCCCCGGCCACGTCGGTGTTGCCGCCGACCAGCCGGCCGTCGCGCACGAACACGGTGTTGACCGCCCCGAGCCGGTCGGCCGGCCGTTCCAGGACGTCGACCAGGGCGGCCGCCGGCTGCTTGTGCGGGGTGGTCAGGTTGACCCCGGCGAGCCCGCCCGACCGGACCTCGTCCAGCGCCGCGGCCAGGTCCTCGGGGCGGGTCGGGCGGGCCTCGTAGGTCCAGCCGTCCAGCCCGGCGGCGCGGTAGGCGGCCTGGTGCAGGGCCGGCGACAGGGTGTGAGCGAGCGGCCAGCCGAGCACGGCGGCGACGGGCACGGCTACAGCAGGCCCTTGGCCTTGGCCTCGGCCTTGAGCTTGAGGAACTCCTGGTAGCTCTCGGTGAAGGCGTGCTCGCC
The nucleotide sequence above comes from Actinomycetota bacterium. Encoded proteins:
- a CDS encoding shikimate dehydrogenase yields the protein MPVAAVLGWPLAHTLSPALHQAAYRAAGLDGWTYEARPTRPEDLAAALDEVRSGGLAGVNLTTPHKQPAAALVDVLERPADRLGAVNTVFVRDGRLVGGNTDVAGAVWALGSQLGLRDGRWAGTGPAVLLGAGGVAVAVAFAWSRLAQARRHQGLPVAPLLVVGRDPGRAAAVAGLAGPGAQAVRWAGAAELVAGADVVLQATTLTARGEPVPGQDRLRPGVRVLDCNYGPASQGLVTAARSAGAAAAADGLGMLCAQAAGAVVKIARVRPDLDAMAAAVGLPWPVPGSPPI